Proteins encoded within one genomic window of Acidobacteriota bacterium:
- a CDS encoding metal ABC transporter permease: MNPTFVILLTGALIATSCALVGSFLVLRRMALLGDAISHAVLPGIVLAFLLTGRRNSLVMLVGAAAVGVLTVFLVELFVRSRRLREDASIGVVFPALFALGVVLVTRWAGQVDLDVECVLYGEIAYVPWDLWIVGDTSLGPRALWTAGGVLLADLLLVTLLYKELKATTFDPAFAASVGISPLVVHYLLMSAVSVTVVGSFEAVGAILVVAMLIVPAATAYLLTERLSRMLALAVAAGIAASSGGYLLARWLDVSIAGAMATVAGGLFLLALAASPRHGLIARWWRRRRLTARLLAAAGQGKNESRG, encoded by the coding sequence ATGAACCCGACCTTCGTCATCCTGCTCACGGGAGCCCTGATCGCCACGAGCTGCGCGCTGGTGGGATCCTTTCTCGTCCTGCGACGGATGGCCCTGCTGGGAGACGCCATTTCCCACGCGGTGCTGCCGGGAATCGTGCTGGCCTTCCTGCTCACCGGCCGGCGCAACAGCCTGGTGATGCTGGTGGGCGCCGCCGCGGTGGGCGTGCTGACGGTCTTCCTGGTGGAGCTCTTCGTCCGCTCCCGGCGGCTGCGGGAGGACGCGTCGATCGGCGTGGTCTTCCCCGCGCTCTTTGCCCTGGGCGTGGTGCTGGTCACCCGCTGGGCGGGGCAGGTGGACCTGGACGTGGAGTGCGTGCTCTACGGAGAGATCGCCTACGTGCCCTGGGACCTGTGGATCGTGGGCGACACATCCCTCGGCCCCCGGGCCCTGTGGACCGCCGGCGGCGTGCTGCTCGCCGACCTGCTGCTCGTCACCCTGCTCTACAAGGAACTCAAGGCCACCACCTTCGATCCGGCCTTCGCCGCGTCGGTGGGCATCTCGCCCCTGGTGGTGCACTACCTGCTGATGAGCGCGGTCTCGGTAACGGTGGTCGGGTCGTTCGAGGCGGTGGGCGCGATTCTCGTGGTGGCGATGCTGATCGTCCCCGCGGCCACCGCCTACCTGCTCACCGAACGCCTCTCGCGCATGCTGGCCCTGGCCGTGGCCGCCGGCATCGCCGCCTCCAGCGGCGGCTACCTGCTGGCCCGCTGGCTGGACGTCTCCATCGCCGGAGCCATGGCCACGGTGGCCGGCGGGCTCTTCCTGCTGGCCCTCGCGGCCTCCCCCCGCCACGGGTTGATAGCCCGCTGGTGGCGCCGGCGGCGGCTGACCGCCCGACTCCTGGCCGCCGCCGGGCAGGGCAAAAACGAATCCCGGGGGTAG